One region of Sulfurisphaera ohwakuensis genomic DNA includes:
- the cutB gene encoding glyceraldehyde dehydrogenase subunit beta yields MFPPQFGYYRPSSLADALDFMSGGGTKPLAGGQSLIPMLKFRLIQPKFLVDLNSLRELYFIRDEGNTVSIGSMIKHADIVKDLTIKNKLPLLSHTASKVGDMQVRNMGTIGGSLSNADPSADYPAVALAYDAKMVLISSSGEREVPAKDFFKGPFTTELREDEILREIKFPVLQGYKFKYEKIVRRAGDFALVGMAVLAKVEGNKVEDIRVAYTGVGDKPYRPYELEKMLVGEASLSKIKEFAEKVSNSINPPSDSRGSSSYRRKVTQLVTINVLKEVLGVVS; encoded by the coding sequence ATGTTTCCTCCTCAATTCGGATACTATAGACCATCATCTCTTGCGGACGCATTAGATTTTATGAGTGGTGGAGGAACAAAACCTCTTGCTGGCGGACAAAGTTTAATACCTATGTTAAAGTTTCGCCTTATACAGCCTAAATTCCTTGTTGACCTTAACTCTCTTAGGGAATTATACTTCATAAGAGATGAGGGAAATACAGTCTCTATAGGTTCTATGATAAAACACGCTGATATTGTTAAAGATCTAACTATAAAGAATAAATTACCGTTACTTTCACATACAGCATCGAAAGTTGGAGATATGCAAGTTAGAAACATGGGTACAATAGGTGGAAGTCTAAGTAATGCCGATCCATCGGCAGATTATCCTGCAGTAGCCTTAGCCTATGATGCAAAAATGGTTTTGATTTCATCTTCTGGAGAAAGAGAAGTTCCTGCAAAGGATTTCTTTAAGGGTCCATTCACTACTGAACTTAGAGAAGATGAAATACTTAGAGAGATAAAATTCCCTGTACTTCAAGGTTACAAATTTAAGTATGAGAAAATTGTTAGAAGAGCCGGAGACTTTGCTCTAGTTGGAATGGCAGTTTTAGCCAAAGTTGAAGGTAATAAGGTTGAAGATATAAGAGTAGCCTATACTGGGGTTGGTGATAAGCCTTATAGGCCCTATGAGCTTGAGAAAATGCTAGTTGGTGAAGCTTCATTAAGTAAGATTAAGGAATTTGCAGAAAAAGTTTCAAACTCCATTAATCCTCCCTCTGATTCAAGAGGGAGTTCATCTTATAGAAGGAAAGTTACTCAACTCGTTACCATAAATGTGTTAAAAGAGGTGTTAGGTGTTGTTAGTTAG
- a CDS encoding sulfurtransferase, whose translation MLVSVKWLYENLNEVKILEIDFDPEINYYEGHIPNALLLPWKSLLHDKIRDFAPPEKFSKVLGNLGIKEDDLIVLYSDMGNRYAFYTYWLMKAYGHENVAILNGGIYKWLKEGYPVENKTTISSEKSNYVVKRVDWSSRILLWELLSKLNSVELIDARNREEYEGLTSAPPEHKCEQTQVSGHIPNAKNIPWTLLFNEDGTLKEREELEKIFSSINKDKEIVVYCRTGARASAVWYVLKEVLFYKNVRLYDGSWVEYGNLVGVPIER comes from the coding sequence ATGCTTGTAAGTGTAAAATGGCTTTACGAGAATTTAAATGAAGTGAAGATTCTCGAAATAGATTTTGATCCAGAAATTAATTATTATGAAGGTCATATACCTAATGCATTACTTTTACCATGGAAGTCACTACTTCATGACAAGATAAGAGATTTTGCACCACCAGAAAAGTTTAGTAAAGTACTAGGTAATTTAGGAATCAAAGAGGACGACTTAATCGTTTTATATAGTGACATGGGTAACAGATATGCATTTTATACTTATTGGTTAATGAAAGCTTACGGTCACGAAAATGTTGCTATACTTAATGGTGGTATATATAAATGGTTAAAAGAAGGCTATCCAGTAGAGAATAAGACTACGATTTCATCAGAAAAATCTAATTACGTTGTTAAGAGAGTAGATTGGAGTTCGCGTATACTTTTATGGGAATTACTTTCAAAGTTGAACTCCGTCGAATTAATAGATGCTAGAAATAGAGAAGAGTATGAAGGTTTAACATCTGCTCCACCAGAACATAAATGTGAACAAACGCAAGTTAGTGGCCATATACCCAATGCCAAGAATATACCCTGGACACTCTTATTTAATGAAGACGGCACTTTGAAAGAAAGAGAAGAACTAGAAAAAATATTTTCTAGTATAAATAAGGATAAAGAAATAGTAGTATACTGTAGGACTGGAGCGAGAGCTTCAGCAGTTTGGTACGTGCTGAAAGAAGTTCTTTTCTATAAAAATGTTAGACTCTATGATGGTTCATGGGTAGAGTATGGTAATTTAGTAGGTGTACCAATTGAACGTTAA
- a CDS encoding peroxiredoxin produces MVEIGELAPDFELPDTELKKVKLSDLKGKVVVLAFYPAAFTQVCTKEMCTFRDSMAKFNEVNAVVLGISVDPPFSNKAFKEHNKLNFTILSDYNREVVKKYNVAWEFPALPGYILAKRAVFVIDKEGKVRYKWVSDDPTKEPPYDEIEKVVKSLS; encoded by the coding sequence ATGGTAGAAATAGGAGAGTTAGCCCCAGATTTTGAGTTACCGGATACAGAATTAAAGAAAGTAAAGCTCTCAGACCTAAAAGGAAAAGTAGTAGTTCTAGCATTCTATCCAGCAGCTTTTACACAAGTTTGTACTAAGGAAATGTGTACTTTCAGAGATTCTATGGCTAAATTTAATGAAGTAAATGCTGTAGTACTAGGAATCAGTGTTGATCCTCCATTTAGTAATAAAGCTTTTAAAGAACATAATAAACTAAACTTTACTATTTTAAGCGATTATAACAGAGAAGTAGTTAAAAAATATAATGTAGCATGGGAATTTCCAGCACTTCCTGGATATATTCTAGCTAAAAGAGCTGTTTTCGTAATAGATAAGGAAGGTAAAGTAAGATATAAGTGGGTTTCAGACGATCCTACGAAAGAACCACCTTATGATGAAATCGAAAAAGTTGTAAAATCCTTAAGTTAA
- a CDS encoding HpcH/HpaI aldolase/citrate lyase family protein: MIKKTESINADSFIFDLEDAVPTQEKDKARELLLSLLPSLNIKRSLICVRINSLSTKESIKDLDFVIKSDVDCIVIPKAEIDLSFLHKMTGKKVLPIIETAKGLIKIEDIIRSEGIIGISWGAADLADSLKANLPKIEGSEYIRLKIVSIARTYGIPPIDKVFFDVRDLESFRKECELARSFGFEGKQVIHPNQVTIANEVFSPSKEEIEWAKKVVEEYEKYASAGRGAITIDGKLVDAVHYRIAKRILEPS; the protein is encoded by the coding sequence ATGATTAAGAAAACTGAGAGTATAAATGCAGATTCTTTTATTTTTGATTTAGAGGATGCTGTACCGACACAAGAAAAAGATAAGGCTAGAGAACTGCTCTTATCTCTTTTGCCCTCATTAAACATTAAAAGAAGCTTAATTTGCGTTAGAATCAACTCGCTCTCAACTAAAGAATCTATAAAGGATCTTGATTTCGTGATAAAAAGTGATGTTGATTGTATAGTTATTCCTAAAGCCGAAATTGATCTTTCTTTCCTTCATAAAATGACTGGAAAGAAAGTTTTACCAATAATAGAAACAGCAAAGGGTCTCATTAAAATTGAAGATATAATTAGGAGTGAAGGAATAATAGGAATAAGTTGGGGTGCAGCTGACTTAGCTGATAGCTTGAAGGCCAATTTGCCTAAGATAGAAGGAAGTGAGTATATAAGACTGAAAATTGTAAGCATAGCTAGGACATACGGTATTCCTCCAATTGATAAAGTATTTTTTGATGTAAGAGACTTAGAGAGTTTTAGGAAGGAATGTGAATTAGCAAGATCTTTTGGTTTTGAAGGAAAACAGGTTATTCATCCTAATCAAGTTACAATAGCTAATGAAGTGTTTTCTCCAAGTAAAGAGGAAATAGAATGGGCAAAAAAGGTAGTAGAAGAATACGAAAAATATGCTTCTGCAGGAAGGGGTGCAATAACTATAGATGGCAAATTAGTAGATGCCGTTCATTATAGAATTGCGAAAAGAATTTTAGAGCCATCATAA
- the porB gene encoding pyruvate synthase subunit PorB, whose protein sequence is MSLGIRDILNKPRLLPGTSACPGCPENIALKSISMALGENAVFIVVAGCSSIIQGMGPKSTYNYPVLNIAFAAGPAAAAGMAKAFKMRNKNIKPVVWAGDGGTADIGFASLSGAAERNDNILYICVDNEAYMNTGGHRSGSTPFGAKTASTPGGKRENKKDLPLIMMAHHIPYVATASVGYLHDLMEKVKKARNIEGFTYIQVLTPDPYGWMFDPSKTAEVGKLAVQTCYWPLIEYENGKLTISQESMHCLDRRTRKPIEEFLKIQGRYKGVSPEIIKGLEEYIDKMWERIKSIYEGKVIL, encoded by the coding sequence TTGAGCTTAGGAATCCGAGATATATTAAATAAACCCCGATTATTACCTGGTACTTCAGCTTGTCCAGGCTGTCCAGAGAATATAGCATTAAAATCAATAAGTATGGCTCTAGGAGAAAATGCAGTATTTATTGTTGTTGCGGGTTGTTCTTCGATAATTCAAGGTATGGGTCCAAAATCAACTTATAATTATCCAGTATTAAATATAGCTTTTGCAGCTGGTCCTGCAGCAGCTGCTGGAATGGCTAAGGCATTTAAGATGAGGAACAAAAACATTAAACCAGTTGTATGGGCAGGAGATGGTGGTACTGCAGATATAGGTTTTGCTTCATTAAGCGGTGCTGCTGAAAGAAATGATAACATTCTTTATATTTGTGTTGATAACGAAGCCTATATGAATACTGGAGGACATAGAAGTGGTTCTACACCATTTGGAGCTAAAACAGCTTCAACACCTGGTGGTAAAAGAGAAAATAAAAAAGACTTACCGCTTATTATGATGGCTCATCACATTCCTTATGTTGCTACGGCTAGTGTAGGCTATCTACATGATTTAATGGAAAAAGTTAAAAAGGCTAGGAATATTGAAGGTTTTACGTATATTCAAGTTTTAACTCCAGATCCTTATGGTTGGATGTTTGACCCTTCTAAAACAGCTGAAGTAGGGAAATTAGCAGTTCAAACATGTTATTGGCCCTTAATAGAATATGAAAATGGTAAATTAACTATTTCTCAAGAGAGTATGCATTGTCTCGACAGAAGAACGAGAAAACCAATCGAGGAGTTCTTAAAGATACAGGGTAGATATAAGGGGGTTTCGCCAGAAATTATAAAAGGTCTTGAAGAATATATAGATAAAATGTGGGAAAGAATAAAGAGTATATATGAGGGTAAGGTCATATTATGA
- a CDS encoding pyruvate ferredoxin oxidoreductase has translation MISKVISGNEAVALGVKLSRVKVIAIYPITPQTYIIEELAAMRDKGELDAEVIRVESEHSAMAAVYGAASAGVRVYTATASQGLLYMHEMIWWVAGSRIPIVMTVGTRAVGAPWNIWNEHTDFMSERDSGWIMAFASTPQEALDLTIQAFKISEDERVFLPMMVGMDGFILSHTKTRVYIPSQEEVDSFLPPRKQPYVLDPEDPVDIGNMFQPIDYMKFRHSMHLAMLNSKEVIKEIGKEYEKKVVPVGSYSSLNESYKLDDAEYALVSMGAWSLDAMQVVDELRNMGVKIGLYRIRYVRPWDEEDIKRKLGDKDGILVLDRSVSFGRGGHLYLELKATLPDVNIKGVVTGLGGVAINKDAISSLTKKFIEGKTDGEWFYPSEVEKVELRNPRYIK, from the coding sequence ATGATTAGCAAAGTAATTTCTGGAAATGAAGCTGTAGCTTTAGGAGTTAAACTGTCTAGGGTAAAAGTGATAGCAATTTATCCTATAACACCACAGACATATATAATAGAAGAACTTGCTGCTATGAGAGATAAAGGGGAATTAGATGCTGAAGTAATTAGAGTTGAGAGCGAGCATTCTGCAATGGCAGCTGTCTATGGTGCTGCATCTGCTGGAGTAAGAGTTTATACTGCTACTGCATCTCAAGGACTACTCTACATGCATGAAATGATTTGGTGGGTCGCTGGTAGCAGAATACCGATTGTTATGACTGTAGGTACCAGAGCTGTTGGAGCTCCATGGAATATTTGGAATGAGCATACGGATTTTATGAGCGAGAGAGATAGTGGTTGGATTATGGCATTTGCGTCAACTCCTCAAGAAGCTTTAGATCTAACAATTCAAGCCTTTAAAATATCTGAAGATGAAAGGGTTTTCTTGCCAATGATGGTAGGAATGGACGGATTTATTCTTTCCCACACTAAGACCAGAGTTTATATTCCTAGCCAAGAAGAAGTTGATTCGTTCTTACCCCCAAGGAAGCAGCCTTATGTTTTAGATCCAGAAGATCCTGTTGATATTGGAAATATGTTTCAACCAATTGATTACATGAAGTTTAGACATTCAATGCATCTAGCTATGTTAAACTCTAAGGAGGTAATCAAAGAAATTGGAAAGGAATATGAGAAAAAAGTAGTACCAGTAGGTTCATATTCTTCTTTAAACGAATCTTATAAACTCGATGATGCGGAATATGCTCTAGTATCCATGGGTGCGTGGTCTTTAGATGCTATGCAAGTTGTAGATGAATTAAGAAATATGGGAGTGAAAATAGGTCTCTATAGGATCAGATATGTTAGACCTTGGGATGAAGAAGATATTAAAAGAAAACTAGGAGATAAAGACGGAATCTTAGTGCTTGATAGGTCAGTAAGCTTTGGTAGAGGAGGGCATTTATACTTAGAGCTAAAAGCAACTTTACCAGATGTTAATATAAAAGGAGTAGTTACTGGTTTAGGCGGAGTAGCTATTAATAAGGATGCAATTTCTTCCCTAACGAAAAAGTTTATTGAAGGTAAGACAGACGGCGAATGGTTTTATCCGAGTGAGGTGGAAAAAGTTGAGCTTAGGAATCCGAGATATATTAAATAA
- a CDS encoding 4Fe-4S dicluster domain-containing protein, whose protein sequence is MSLDYQFFPVSRPSEGGGGKTGNWRIVKPVVNLNKCIGCKACFLWCPENTIIPTDGKVSINYEYCKGCGVCSNVCPVKAISMVSEND, encoded by the coding sequence TTGTCGCTTGATTATCAGTTCTTCCCTGTAAGTAGACCCTCTGAAGGTGGTGGGGGTAAAACTGGAAATTGGCGAATCGTAAAGCCAGTTGTTAATTTAAATAAGTGTATTGGCTGCAAAGCTTGTTTCTTATGGTGCCCAGAAAATACTATCATACCAACTGATGGTAAAGTATCAATAAATTATGAGTACTGCAAAGGTTGTGGAGTCTGTTCAAACGTATGCCCAGTAAAAGCAATAAGTATGGTGAGTGAAAATGATTAG
- a CDS encoding 2-oxoacid:acceptor oxidoreductase family protein yields MLEIRFHGRGGQGVVTAANLLAIAADIEGFWSSAFPFYGAERRGAEIEAYCRIDSQPIRITSPIEYPDYVVILDPSLLKISNPLKGLKSKGVIVLNSPSEPRLSYTTFYVNATQIARELGLVKSGWPLVNVVVLGSLLKAVNYISLPSLEKAIDEEFEGKIAELNKKAVRIAYEKTMVVSPIVA; encoded by the coding sequence TTGCTCGAAATAAGATTTCACGGGAGAGGAGGACAAGGTGTAGTAACAGCCGCGAATTTGTTAGCTATTGCAGCAGATATTGAAGGTTTTTGGAGCTCAGCCTTTCCTTTTTATGGTGCAGAAAGAAGGGGTGCAGAAATAGAGGCTTATTGTAGAATTGATTCACAACCTATAAGAATTACTTCTCCAATTGAATATCCAGATTATGTTGTAATTTTAGACCCCTCATTATTAAAAATCTCTAATCCACTTAAAGGGTTAAAATCAAAGGGGGTGATAGTTCTCAATTCTCCTTCAGAACCCAGACTTAGTTATACTACATTTTATGTTAATGCAACTCAAATAGCTAGGGAGTTAGGCTTGGTTAAATCCGGTTGGCCTTTAGTTAATGTAGTAGTTTTAGGTTCGCTCTTAAAGGCAGTAAATTATATTTCCTTACCCTCGCTTGAAAAGGCAATTGACGAAGAATTTGAAGGTAAAATTGCTGAACTAAACAAGAAGGCAGTAAGAATAGCGTATGAGAAAACAATGGTGGTGAGTCCAATTGTCGCTTGA
- a CDS encoding DmsC/YnfH family molybdoenzyme membrane anchor subunit — MERSLGFIFDPNKCIVCNACVNACNEHYGNLNWRSLLVFQNEVKIGISIACNHCENPLCMKVCPANAIHKDDMGIVYINGNECIGCGYCQWACPYEEPKFNHEGIMTKCDLCRQRILKKEGLPYCVESCPTGALSFGWIDKPKYDAPYLAPYDITKPKLEIEKPKEEEIKASPLKRRREERYIELLLFTILSELSLGILITRIPFYSLISLILLAIGLVPSIFHVNRRERAYRVIMNLKSSWLSREVFFGGLSFLSLLLELVIPSLYYLSLTLISLSVFSSIMIYMLKTTPSWYNPNTPLSFIGTIFTVFPLGFYFTHSLLFLLIPLVFGVIEIGFARKEKILHIPYLILLVISIFIPLISILASLVGISSEIIARRNFFEKITYYGLPTP, encoded by the coding sequence ATGGAGAGAAGTCTAGGATTTATATTCGATCCTAATAAATGCATAGTCTGCAACGCTTGCGTTAACGCTTGTAATGAACATTATGGGAACTTGAACTGGAGGTCTCTTTTGGTGTTTCAAAATGAGGTAAAAATTGGTATTTCTATTGCTTGTAATCATTGTGAGAATCCCCTTTGTATGAAAGTTTGCCCAGCCAATGCTATACATAAAGATGATATGGGAATAGTTTACATAAATGGTAATGAATGTATAGGTTGTGGTTATTGCCAGTGGGCTTGTCCTTATGAAGAACCTAAGTTTAACCATGAAGGAATAATGACAAAGTGTGATTTATGTAGGCAAAGGATTTTAAAAAAAGAAGGATTGCCTTATTGTGTTGAATCATGTCCTACTGGTGCACTATCTTTCGGTTGGATAGATAAGCCTAAATATGATGCACCTTACCTAGCACCTTATGATATTACAAAACCTAAGCTTGAAATAGAGAAGCCCAAAGAGGAAGAGATCAAGGCTTCACCGCTAAAGAGAAGAAGAGAGGAAAGATACATTGAACTTTTACTCTTTACAATTCTTTCTGAACTCTCTCTAGGGATTCTTATAACTAGGATTCCGTTTTATTCCTTAATCTCTCTCATTCTTTTAGCTATTGGTTTAGTTCCGTCGATTTTCCACGTTAATAGAAGAGAAAGGGCTTATAGGGTTATAATGAATTTAAAATCTTCTTGGCTTAGTAGGGAAGTATTCTTTGGCGGTTTATCATTCCTTTCACTACTTTTGGAACTCGTAATACCCAGTTTATACTACTTATCACTTACACTAATTTCCTTATCTGTATTTTCGTCCATTATGATATATATGTTAAAGACCACACCCTCTTGGTATAATCCCAATACACCATTATCCTTCATAGGTACTATATTTACCGTGTTTCCATTAGGGTTTTACTTCACTCACTCTCTGCTATTCTTACTAATTCCTCTAGTTTTTGGAGTTATTGAAATAGGTTTTGCAAGAAAAGAGAAAATACTACATATACCGTATTTGATACTCTTGGTAATTTCTATCTTTATCCCGTTAATAAGTATTCTAGCCTCATTAGTTGGTATTTCATCAGAAATCATAGCAAGACGTAATTTCTTTGAAAAGATTACATACTATGGTCTACCAACTCCATAA
- a CDS encoding PaaI family thioesterase yields the protein MITEDEVNKLLSENEALFRFMGAKFEKVERGVAKLSFEYKEELSRIGGMLHGAIIFAAMDYSGSYAVRTLDVKEAYTLEFNVVFLKAMKTPPFTFLARVVRETKRYAYVEVEGFDGNNELCAKGNGIWHLIRD from the coding sequence GTGATAACTGAAGATGAGGTAAATAAACTTCTTAGTGAGAATGAGGCTCTCTTTAGGTTTATGGGTGCTAAGTTTGAAAAAGTTGAGAGAGGTGTGGCTAAGCTTTCCTTTGAATATAAAGAAGAATTAAGTAGAATTGGTGGTATGCTTCATGGTGCTATCATATTTGCCGCTATGGACTACTCTGGTAGTTATGCTGTGAGAACACTCGATGTAAAGGAGGCTTATACTTTAGAGTTTAATGTAGTATTTCTAAAGGCAATGAAAACACCACCATTTACATTTTTAGCTAGGGTTGTAAGAGAAACTAAAAGATATGCGTATGTTGAAGTTGAGGGTTTTGACGGTAATAATGAACTATGTGCAAAAGGAAATGGGATTTGGCATTTAATCAGAGACTAA
- a CDS encoding acyl-CoA dehydrogenase family protein, which translates to MVFPLKSIEDFTIDLTQDHELLRNAVREFAENEVRKYVEKGEVERDFPKDLKERAKDLGLYGLDVPTEYNGQGADYLSLLVTAEELSRIWTSFSTFFLIQWMFNQAILKWGNESLKKRYLRDTAKGEKIAAFCNTEPDAGSDVAGIKSTAKKVNDHYVLNARKMFITNGDIADYYLITARTSPPDPKAKWKGITVFIVEREWGVKTVSRIETTGLKASHTAEIMLEDVKVPEENVLGEVDMGFKYAVESFDYARTIVSSQAIGIAQQAFEKLVNYSLQRTAFEKKLAEFELVQQKVSESLDDLETSRLLTYWAGTLYKRGRMQEYIIAASLAKFHSTEAAERIVMRAMTVHGGYGVSVSTGLERLLRDLQILKTYEGTNDIQRISAARQFYYRFMGVKV; encoded by the coding sequence ATGGTATTCCCTTTAAAGTCAATAGAGGATTTTACTATAGATTTAACTCAAGATCATGAATTATTAAGAAATGCTGTAAGGGAGTTTGCTGAAAACGAAGTGAGAAAATACGTAGAGAAGGGAGAGGTAGAAAGGGATTTTCCTAAAGATCTTAAAGAAAGGGCTAAAGATTTAGGACTTTACGGACTTGATGTACCCACAGAATATAATGGACAAGGTGCTGATTATTTATCACTTTTGGTTACTGCTGAGGAACTAAGTAGAATTTGGACCTCATTCTCAACTTTCTTCCTTATTCAGTGGATGTTTAACCAGGCTATTCTAAAATGGGGTAACGAGAGTTTGAAAAAGAGATATTTAAGGGATACAGCTAAGGGTGAAAAAATAGCTGCTTTCTGTAATACTGAACCAGATGCAGGATCTGATGTAGCTGGAATTAAGTCTACTGCAAAAAAAGTTAACGACCACTATGTTCTAAATGCGAGAAAGATGTTTATCACAAATGGGGATATTGCTGATTACTATTTAATAACTGCTAGAACTTCTCCTCCAGATCCTAAGGCTAAATGGAAAGGTATAACAGTATTTATTGTTGAGAGAGAATGGGGAGTGAAGACTGTTAGCAGAATAGAAACTACTGGGTTAAAAGCTTCACATACAGCTGAAATAATGCTTGAAGACGTAAAAGTCCCTGAGGAGAATGTACTTGGAGAAGTTGATATGGGCTTTAAATATGCTGTAGAATCTTTTGATTATGCACGTACAATCGTTTCTTCACAAGCTATAGGTATAGCTCAACAAGCATTTGAGAAATTAGTCAACTATTCTCTTCAAAGAACAGCATTTGAGAAAAAACTTGCTGAATTTGAATTAGTTCAACAAAAAGTTTCTGAATCTTTAGACGATTTAGAAACTTCAAGGCTCTTAACGTATTGGGCTGGAACACTTTATAAAAGGGGAAGAATGCAAGAATATATTATTGCAGCTTCTTTAGCAAAGTTCCATTCTACTGAAGCAGCTGAAAGAATAGTAATGAGGGCAATGACTGTTCATGGTGGCTATGGGGTTTCAGTATCAACCGGGTTAGAGAGGCTTTTGAGAGATCTACAAATTTTGAAGACTTATGAAGGTACAAATGATATTCAGAGAATAAGTGCTGCTAGGCAATTCTACTATAGATTTATGGGTGTTAAGGTGTGA
- a CDS encoding electron transfer flavoprotein subunit beta/FixA family protein, protein MNIVTCFKIVPDDTLIKIVGDKLDLNVPPKISTYDKNAIEEAVRIKEKYGGKAIGVTAGNIDRKSIREALAMGLDEVIAINMKEPDVMTTAEAIAETISPIKPDIILTGEATTDSSTSVFSSYLASLLNYPVVTYAKSITIEGNKVRVERNLTTFQEIIETDLPAIISVVGEINTPRIPSVKQILESSKKPVKNVDYDKQPKVKIVNVSPYVITRKKIVIEGKMEEAVDKLLNYLSQEGVL, encoded by the coding sequence ATGAATATAGTAACTTGTTTTAAAATAGTCCCCGACGATACTTTAATTAAAATAGTCGGAGACAAACTAGACTTAAACGTTCCTCCAAAAATTAGTACATATGACAAAAACGCAATTGAAGAAGCTGTTAGGATAAAGGAGAAATATGGAGGAAAAGCGATAGGAGTTACTGCTGGAAATATAGACAGAAAAAGTATTAGAGAAGCACTAGCTATGGGCTTAGATGAAGTAATAGCAATAAACATGAAGGAGCCAGACGTAATGACAACTGCTGAAGCAATAGCTGAAACTATTTCACCAATAAAACCTGATATAATTCTTACAGGAGAAGCTACCACTGATAGTAGTACATCAGTATTTTCCTCCTATCTCGCTTCACTCTTAAATTATCCCGTAGTCACTTATGCTAAGTCAATTACAATTGAAGGTAATAAGGTAAGGGTTGAGAGGAATTTGACAACATTCCAGGAGATTATAGAGACGGATTTACCGGCAATAATTTCCGTTGTAGGTGAGATAAATACTCCTAGAATACCTAGTGTCAAGCAGATACTTGAGTCGTCAAAAAAGCCAGTGAAAAATGTTGATTATGATAAACAGCCAAAGGTAAAAATTGTTAATGTTTCGCCATATGTGATAACTAGGAAAAAGATTGTAATTGAAGGTAAAATGGAAGAAGCTGTAGATAAACTTCTCAATTATTTATCTCAAGAAGGTGTTTTATGA
- a CDS encoding electron transfer flavoprotein subunit alpha/FixB family protein, translating to MKIVIYSEDIDYIKTAVSYFPNEHVIGVSNKTTKVVDELHLLDDINEEFIANYIASLKPDVVITGSTKRDKTVAGAVAGLLRYPIITDVIDLSNNKAKRVVYSGMGIAEIEFSYPVVLTVSKKNVEVKEKESKIVQVKTEMKRVRRVEIKSKGESTVDLSSAQIIVSVGRGIGSKENIKYAEELAKALGGALGGSRPVTAELGWLPEDRQIGLSGNKVKPKLYIALGISGQPQHLAGIKDAKIIVAVNKDKSAPIVENADYIIIGDAIEFCKVMTEKVKKK from the coding sequence ATGAAGATTGTAATATATTCTGAAGATATAGATTATATAAAAACAGCTGTCTCATATTTTCCTAACGAACATGTCATAGGGGTAAGTAATAAGACAACCAAAGTTGTAGATGAGTTACATTTACTTGATGATATAAATGAGGAATTTATTGCCAATTATATAGCATCATTGAAACCTGATGTGGTCATTACTGGAAGTACCAAGAGGGATAAGACTGTAGCTGGGGCAGTTGCTGGTTTGTTAAGATACCCAATAATAACTGATGTTATCGATCTCTCTAATAATAAAGCTAAAAGAGTAGTTTATAGTGGAATGGGAATAGCTGAAATTGAGTTTTCTTATCCCGTAGTATTAACAGTAAGTAAGAAAAACGTTGAAGTAAAAGAGAAGGAAAGCAAAATAGTACAAGTTAAAACTGAGATGAAAAGAGTTAGAAGAGTTGAAATTAAGAGCAAAGGAGAGAGCACTGTAGATCTTTCATCTGCACAAATTATTGTATCTGTAGGTAGAGGAATTGGAAGTAAGGAGAATATAAAATATGCTGAAGAATTAGCTAAGGCTTTAGGAGGAGCCTTAGGCGGTAGTAGACCAGTAACTGCAGAACTTGGCTGGTTACCAGAAGATAGGCAAATTGGATTATCTGGAAATAAAGTTAAACCGAAGCTTTATATTGCATTGGGAATTTCTGGCCAACCGCAACATTTAGCTGGGATTAAAGATGCTAAAATTATAGTTGCTGTAAATAAGGATAAATCAGCACCTATTGTTGAAAATGCTGATTATATCATCATAGGTGATGCTATAGAGTTTTGCAAGGTCATGACTGAAAAGGTGAAGAAAAAGTGA